One Paralichthys olivaceus isolate ysfri-2021 chromosome 8, ASM2471397v2, whole genome shotgun sequence genomic region harbors:
- the ptp4a1 gene encoding protein tyrosine phosphatase type IVA 1 — protein sequence MARMNRPAPVEITYKNMRFLITHNPTNATLNKFIEELKKYGVTTVVRVCEATYDATLVVKEGIQVLDWPFDDGAPPSNQIVDDWLNLLKLKFREEPGCCIAVHCVAGLGRAPVLVALALIECGMKYEDAVQFIRQKRRGAFNSKQLFYLEKYRPKMRLRFKDSNGHRNNCCIQ from the exons ATGGCTCGCATGAACAGACCTGCCCCTGTGGAGATCACGTACAAAAACATGAGGTTCCTCATCACCCACAATCCCACCAATGCCACCCTGAACAAGTTCATCGAG gagctgaagaaaTATGGAGTCACCACTGTAGTGAGAGTTTGTGAGGCCACCTATGATGCCACCCTGGTGGTGAAAGAGGGAATCCAGGTTCTG GATTGGCCGTTCGATGATGGAGCTCCTCCCTCCAACCAGATCGTGGACGATTGGCTGAACCTGCTGAAGCTGAAGTTCAGGGAGGAGCCCGGCTGCTGCATTGCTGTCCACTGTGTGGCAGGACTGGGGAG agctcCTGTCCTGGTCGCACTCGCCTTGATTGAATGTGGGATGAAATATGAAGATGCTGTCCAGTTCATTCGACA GAAGCGTCGAGGAGCGTTCAACAGCAAGCAGCTGTTCTACCTGGAGAAATATCGTCCAAAGATGCGCCTGCGCTTCAAAGATTCCAACGGCCATCGCAATAACTGCTGCATCCAGTAG
- the col9a1a gene encoding collagen, type IX, alpha 1a: MAPSRICRASLLVILLQIVLICSAQRGPVGPRGPAGPPGAAGVPGVDGIDGDRGEDSTVNGGPGPDGDNGKDGAAGAGGLPGADGPVGPPGDPGPVGTKGPKGDAGARGPPGEPGVGPDGLDGIPGTDGLPGELGKVGAPGARGKRGQVGLPGAAGPRGPPGVYQGEDLCPNACPSGLNGHSGLPGMKGHKGVKGESGEPGRQGHKGEEGDQGLQGEVGAQGLPGPGGKRGLPGIMGSKGDRGPRGNFGGVGPQGIQGAPGDPGQRGAIGETGPRGVSGDRGPQGIRGVPGPKGEPGLPGPDGREGIPGLPGSKGLPGKNGALGDGGLQGLPGLPGAYGQKGHAGGKGNTGDPGVAGLMGSPGKQGERGEQGEVGPVGPRAGPGERGERGPEGPLGSPGARGGKGDPGLPGLPGPAGYRGQQGDRGAVGLDGPKGEQGPAGSEGTPGERGDLGEQGEAGEKGSTGPPGETGNKGPEGGRGQPGKEGKSGQSGPRGMQGDMGVPGLPGSQGPAGKSPTDTHIKQVCMRVMQEQLAQLAASLRRPESGISGLPGPPGPPGPPGPSGENGFPGHTGSRGLPGLKGPSGVMGRKGPKGDHGDRGERGPTARGPKGAPGAPGLSGEPGRPAYGKDGRDGERGPRGAPGIPGVPGPPGTAGLNGYCESSQCILPMVASPVSAKDSSMKGPNEM, from the exons ATGGCTCCGTCCAGGATCTGTCGGGCGTCTTTACTGGTGATTTTACTACAAATCGTCTTGATCTGCTCGGCTCAG agggGCCCGGTGGGTCCCAGAGGCCCCGCAGGCCCGCCCGGAGCAGCCGGCGTGCCCGGAGTGGACGGCATCGAT GGCGACAGAGGAGAAGACTCCACGGTGAACGGTGGACCA GGTCCTGACGGCGATAACGGCAAAGacggagctgctggagctggaggcctCCCGGGCGCAGAC GGACCCGTGGGACCTCCTGGAGATCCAGGTCCAGTCGGCACAAAGGGACCGAAG GGGGATGCTGGAGCACGAGGGCCTCCTGGAGAGCCT GGTGTCGGACCCGACGGACTCGAT ggtATTCCTGGTACAGACGGGCTGCCGGGGGAATTGGGTAAAGTTGGTGCCCCG GGGgcgagagggaagagaggtcaAGTCGGACTTCCTGGTGCCGCCGGGCCTCGG GGACCTCCGGGTGTTTATCAAGGAGAAGACCTG tgtccTAACGCCTGTCCCTCTGGTCTCAATGGACACTCTGGTCTCCCCGGCATGAAA GGACACAAAGGGGTCAAAGGTGAATCTGGCGAGCCTGGAAGACAAGGACACAAG ggggaggagggagatcaAGGCCTGCAGGGAGAAGTCGGAGCTCAGGGACTACCG GGCCCAGGTGGAAAAAGAGGCCTCCCGGGAATAATGGGCTCCAAAGGGGACAGG GGACCTCGTGGAAATTTTGGTGGTGTGGGTCCTCAGGGGATCCAGGGAGCTCCA GGAGATCCGGGCCAGAGAGGAGCCATAGGAGAGACTGGACCGAGGGGAGTGTCG GGGGATCGGGGACCACAAGGAATCAGAGGAGTGCCGGGTCCTAAAGGAGAACCT GGTTTACCTGGGCCCGATGGTCGCGAGGGAATACCCGGACTGCCAGGATCCAAG GGTCTTCCAGGGAAGAATGGGGCTCTAGGTGACGGCGGCCTACAGGGACTTCCT GGTTTGCCAGGCGCTTATGGCCAGAAAGGACACGCTGGCGGGAAG GGCAACACAGGTGACCCAGGAGTTGCAGGACTGATGGGGTCTCCGGGGAAACAG GGAGAGCGTGGCGAGCAGGGAGAGGTGGGACCGGTTGGACCCAGAGCAGGACCA GGTGAACGAGGAGAACGAGGGCCTGAAGGGCCTCTAGGATCACCAGGAGCCCGG ggAGGCAAAGGGGACCCGGGTcttccaggacttcctggaccTGCTGGTTATCGTGGTCAGCAAGGAGACAGG GGTGCAGTCGGTCTGGACGGACCTAAAGGAGAGCAG GGACCAGCGGGTTCTGAGGGGACGccgggagagagaggagacctG GGAGAacaaggagaagcaggagagaaAGGATCG ACTGGCCCACCAGgagagacaggaaataaaggACCTGAGGGTGGCCGAGGACAGCCAGGGAAAGAGGGCAAGTCGGGCCAGTCGGGACCGCGGGGAATGCAGGGCGACATGGGAGTACCAGGCCTCCCCGGATCACAGGGACCAGCG GGAAAATCACCGACAGATACACACATCAAACAAGTTTGCATGAGGGTAATGCAAG AGCAGCTGGCCCAGCTAGCAGCCAGCCTGAGAaggcctgagtcaggaatctcTGGGCTGCCTGGTCCCCCCGGCCCGCCTGGGCCCCCGGGACCCTCTGGGGAGAACGGTTTCCCCGGACACACCGGATCACGAGGGCTGCCGGGGCTGAAGGGTCCGTCTGGGGTAATGGGTCGCAAAGGACCCAAAG GTGACCATGGTGACCGAGGCGAACGAGGACCCACAGCGAGAGGACCCAAAGGAGCACCCGGAGCGCCGGGTCTATCAG GTGAACCGGGTCGACCGGCTTACGGCAAAGACGGGCGTGATGGAGAGCGGGGGCCTCGGGGAGCTCCCGGTATTCCTGGCGTGCCCGGGCCTCCCGGTACCGCAGGTCTGAACGGTTACTGCGAGTCGTCGCAGTGCATCCTACCGATGGTGGCGTCACCGGTTTCCGCAAAGGACTCCAGCATGAAGGGCCCCAACGAGATGTGA